From Synechococcales cyanobacterium T60_A2020_003, one genomic window encodes:
- a CDS encoding photosystem I reaction center subunit IX translates to MQYFLKYLSTAPVLATIWMFITAGILIEFNRFMPDMLFTPF, encoded by the coding sequence ATGCAGTACTTTCTAAAGTATCTCTCGACCGCGCCTGTCCTGGCGACCATTTGGATGTTTATCACGGCTGGCATTTTGATTGAATTCAATCGTTTTATGCCGGACATGCTATTCACTCCTTTCTAG
- the tsaD gene encoding tRNA (adenosine(37)-N6)-threonylcarbamoyltransferase complex transferase subunit TsaD yields MAIVLAIETSCDETAVAIARDRQVLSSMVSSQIQLHQPYGGVVPELASRQHLEGINWAIAQALEESQLSWEAIDGVAATVAPGLVGALLVGATAAKTLAMLHQKPFVGVHHLEGHIYASYLTDPELQPPFLCLLVSGGHTSFIYVKACGLYQTLGQTRDDAAGEAFDKVARLLQLGYPGGPVIDKLAATGDPTAFPLPEGRISLPGGGFHPYDCSFSGLKTAVLRLTQKLQAESDDLPLADLAASFQATVAQSLTKRAIACAVDYGLTTIAVGGGVAANRGLRHQLELAAQPYDIRVLFPPMRYCTDNAAMIACAAAEHLNRGVRSPLSLGVRSRMRLEDVGELYQAMNL; encoded by the coding sequence ATGGCGATTGTTTTAGCAATTGAAACAAGTTGTGATGAAACGGCGGTGGCGATCGCGCGCGATCGCCAAGTGCTCAGCAGTATGGTTTCGTCGCAAATTCAGCTTCATCAGCCCTATGGGGGTGTGGTGCCGGAGCTAGCCTCTCGTCAGCACTTGGAAGGCATTAACTGGGCGATCGCCCAAGCGCTAGAAGAGTCACAGCTTTCCTGGGAGGCCATTGATGGCGTAGCGGCAACCGTCGCCCCTGGGTTAGTCGGTGCATTGCTGGTCGGGGCTACGGCGGCTAAAACCTTGGCGATGCTTCACCAAAAGCCGTTTGTGGGGGTGCATCATCTGGAAGGTCACATCTATGCGTCCTACCTGACCGATCCGGAGTTGCAACCTCCGTTTCTGTGTCTGCTTGTATCTGGCGGCCACACCAGCTTTATTTACGTGAAAGCCTGCGGTCTTTATCAAACTCTAGGACAAACGCGCGATGATGCGGCGGGAGAAGCCTTTGACAAGGTGGCGCGTTTGCTCCAGTTGGGGTATCCCGGCGGTCCAGTGATTGACAAACTGGCGGCAACAGGTGACCCGACCGCATTTCCGCTCCCTGAAGGACGAATTTCGCTGCCAGGGGGCGGCTTTCATCCCTACGATTGCAGCTTTAGCGGGTTGAAGACAGCGGTACTGCGCTTGACTCAGAAACTTCAGGCGGAATCTGACGACTTGCCCCTTGCGGATCTGGCGGCCAGTTTCCAAGCAACCGTGGCACAGTCTCTAACCAAGCGGGCGATTGCCTGTGCGGTGGATTATGGGCTAACGACGATTGCTGTGGGGGGGGGGGTCGCGGCCAATCGAGGCTTGCGGCACCAGTTAGAGCTTGCGGCTCAGCCCTATGATATTCGCGTCCTCTTTCCTCCCATGCGCTACTGCACCGACAATGCCGCCATGATTGCTTGCGCGGCGGCTGAACATCTAAACCGAGGGGTGCGATCGCCCTTGTCCCTGGGGGTGCGATCGCGAATGCGCTTAGAAGATGTGGGGGAACTTTACCAGGCTATGAACCTCTAG
- a CDS encoding Photosystem I reaction center subunit III: MKRLFALLLVGFLWFSFAPPASADVAGLTPCKDSAAFVQRAKNAATPAAKARFEKYADAGLLCGSDGLPHLIVDGRWSHASEFLIPSLMFLYIAGWIGWVGRAYLIEARKSGNAEEKEIIIDVPMALKVMLTGFAWPLAAFGEFSSGALTVKDPEITVSPR; this comes from the coding sequence ATGAAACGATTGTTTGCTCTGCTGCTAGTTGGTTTTCTCTGGTTCAGCTTTGCACCTCCGGCATCTGCGGATGTCGCAGGTTTGACACCTTGTAAAGATTCGGCTGCTTTTGTTCAGCGCGCTAAAAATGCAGCAACTCCCGCTGCTAAAGCTCGCTTTGAAAAGTATGCAGATGCTGGCCTTCTCTGCGGTTCTGATGGGCTTCCCCACTTGATTGTAGACGGTCGCTGGTCCCATGCTAGCGAGTTCCTGATCCCAAGTTTGATGTTCCTGTATATTGCGGGCTGGATTGGCTGGGTCGGACGTGCCTACCTCATTGAAGCTCGCAAGAGTGGAAACGCAGAGGAAAAAGAAATCATCATCGATGTGCCGATGGCACTCAAGGTGATGCTGACCGGATTTGCTTGGCCTCTAGCAGCCTTCGGAGAGTTCAGCAGCGGTGCGCTCACAGTAAAAGATCCCGAAATTACGGTATCTCCTCGCTAA
- a CDS encoding sensor domain-containing diguanylate cyclase, with product MPSSWNAIYPWIQSALITSQSPDDFCQQAIAQIAATYDAEGWLWIGIDDPSTLRVYRSHRDSSLGDPGWSWDEGFPLQRFQRPNGDLVLPLLHPMQPASPNQDRQTQGIALQLRRRSIPAAESDSSPSVVLTADQSRNAVYGWSADELESLEIVVRQVNLAYNLFLARQQTDQARQQISLLSRTAYLLNSNLPLDTQVTQLLNDWGFSIGSDRGFMLRRRDRILGSLATWNMDEVFRPPVQSAEGYESSLWQETIELFEEGAASHLEVYAPEGETVAEDLQQWLVSQGCRSGVLLPIHIRGQFLGIVGLLASVPRQPYRVDELQILRQAVEQLAIAVAGLYHPVEPLVGSWRQTDLQGDPLTGCETRAVLEQTLKQLPTQPEWGSTETSLVLCNLDYFKLVNDTYGYSVGDQVLRDVAQRLRSQLRHGTKVYRYGGEEFAILLGDTPKDAAIRVAERLRWVIGKPPLRTAFGEVSITASFGVAQLLPDHDPDAWSLLHRAESAVEQAKRQGRNQVVGQ from the coding sequence ATGCCTTCAAGCTGGAACGCAATTTATCCTTGGATTCAATCTGCGCTGATTACCAGTCAGTCACCCGACGATTTTTGCCAACAGGCGATCGCCCAAATTGCCGCCACCTATGATGCGGAGGGATGGTTATGGATTGGGATTGACGATCCCAGCACCCTTCGGGTTTACCGCAGCCATCGTGATTCATCGCTCGGTGATCCAGGTTGGTCATGGGATGAAGGCTTTCCGCTGCAACGTTTCCAGCGTCCCAATGGCGACTTGGTGCTTCCCCTCCTGCATCCCATGCAGCCAGCCTCGCCCAACCAGGATCGCCAAACCCAAGGCATAGCGCTTCAGCTTCGCCGCCGATCGATCCCCGCCGCTGAATCCGACTCATCCCCCTCGGTGGTACTGACCGCCGATCAATCCCGGAATGCCGTGTATGGGTGGAGTGCGGATGAGCTGGAATCGCTGGAAATCGTTGTTCGTCAAGTGAATCTCGCTTACAACCTTTTTCTAGCACGGCAGCAGACCGATCAGGCTCGCCAGCAGATTTCGCTGCTCAGTCGCACCGCCTATCTCCTCAATTCAAACCTGCCGTTGGATACCCAGGTAACCCAACTCCTGAACGACTGGGGATTCAGTATTGGGAGCGATCGCGGATTTATGCTGCGTCGTCGCGATCGCATCCTCGGATCTCTCGCCACGTGGAACATGGACGAAGTGTTCCGGCCTCCCGTCCAATCCGCTGAAGGCTATGAAAGCAGCCTCTGGCAAGAAACGATTGAGCTATTCGAGGAAGGAGCCGCATCCCATCTAGAGGTGTATGCCCCTGAAGGAGAAACGGTTGCAGAGGATTTACAGCAGTGGTTGGTCAGTCAAGGCTGTCGTTCAGGCGTGCTACTGCCGATTCACATTCGCGGACAGTTTCTAGGGATCGTGGGGTTGCTTGCCTCTGTTCCACGCCAACCGTATCGCGTCGATGAATTGCAAATTTTGCGCCAAGCGGTTGAGCAACTGGCGATCGCCGTAGCTGGGTTGTATCACCCGGTGGAACCGCTCGTTGGCTCTTGGAGACAGACGGATCTCCAAGGTGATCCGCTGACCGGATGCGAAACGCGAGCCGTCTTAGAACAAACGCTCAAGCAACTTCCCACCCAGCCCGAATGGGGATCAACAGAGACCAGTCTGGTTCTGTGTAATCTAGACTACTTCAAGCTGGTGAACGATACCTATGGATACAGCGTGGGCGATCAGGTTTTGAGGGATGTTGCCCAGCGTCTGCGATCGCAGCTCCGCCACGGCACAAAGGTTTATCGCTATGGCGGCGAAGAATTTGCCATCCTATTAGGCGATACCCCAAAGGACGCTGCTATTCGGGTGGCTGAGCGACTACGCTGGGTGATTGGGAAACCACCGCTCCGAACCGCCTTTGGAGAGGTTTCCATTACAGCGAGTTTCGGAGTTGCCCAACTGCTTCCCGACCACGATCCAGATGCCTGGAGCCTGCTTCACCGTGCCGAATCGGCAGTGGAACAAGCCAAACGTCAAGGCCGAAATCAAGTCGTTGGCCAATAA